In the genome of Dermacentor andersoni chromosome 3, qqDerAnde1_hic_scaffold, whole genome shotgun sequence, one region contains:
- the LOC126520584 gene encoding uncharacterized protein C16orf52 homolog B: MDKLTVISGTLFFLANIFAILSLVLPDWIVSDVGGDTRLGLLQTCTTLQGRPPTCFPPRLQPEWLLALVCIVLGCVCITATTVLLGLSRWNGRVVPYARWMGFSAMLLFCLAAVIFPVGFSMDEIGGEPYQLPSSHQVGLSYIFFVLALWITVISELFAGKVCMPHF, encoded by the exons ATGGACAAATTGACAGTGATCTCGGGCACGTTGTTTTTCCTTGCCAACATCTTTGCCATCTTGAGTCTTGTGCTTCCCGACTGGATCGTCTCCGACGTTGGTG GTGACACACGACTTGGGCTACTACAGACATGCACCACGCTGCAGGGTCGGCCACCAACCTGCTTCCCTCCACGCCTGCAGCCGGAGTGGCTGCTGGCTCTTGTTTGCATTGTACTGGGCTGTGTGTGCATCACAGCTACCACAGTGCTACTTGGATTGTCACGCTGGAATGGCCGTGTTGTTCCATATGCACGATGGATGGGTTTCTCTGCTA TGCTTCTGTTCTGCCTGGCCGCTGTAATCTTCCCGGTGGGCTTCAGCATGGATGAAATCGGGGGAGAACCATACCAGCTGCCCAGCAGCCACCAAGTGGGCCTCTCATATATATTCTTTGTGCTTGCACTCTGGATCACAGTCATCTCTGAGCTCTTTGCTGGCAAGGTCTGCATGCCCCATTTCTGA